The DNA region GATATCTGAGATCATCATCCACAAAGCATACCACAAACTACGTCCATACAGGCCGTCGTTCGCTGCACCCTCCAAAAGAAGAGCGGACTTACCCGACTATTGGAGACAGACAAGCTCCTGCATCTAGGTTAGCCTAGTTCAGGTGAGCGCGGTTTTACGCGGCAGCCGACCCTGGCCCGAGTCAAGTGCGGATCGATTTGCACCGACAACATTCAAAAACCGTGCAAATTTTGATACAGTCACCGCATGGATTCAGGGATGACACGAAGGTCAGTTGTCGCGCAGTTGGGCGCGGTCACCTCGCTGTTGAGCATCGGCAGCAGCACGTCCGCATTCGCAGGGTCGGCCGGTCGCGAAATCGAGCGTCTGGTTTCAAGGATTGACGAGCTATCGGGGTCACTGCGCGGTGCCCGGATGTCGATAGACGACTGGCGGTCCGGCATTGGTGAATTGCTGTCCGCAGTGCCCGAGACGGACCTCATGCAAGGGATAGATTTCGATCGCCTTGCGTCCAGAATCGGTTTTGCTGATCTGGGTGTCTCAACAGCTCGGATCGATTTTGGGACCCATGAGGCCAAAACATTGCATTTCCTGCCGAAGCTGTTCGCGGTCGATACGGGCAGGTCTATCATTCCGCACGGACATTCGAACATGGTCTCGGCCCATCTGCCACTGACAGGGAGATTTCGGCTGCGCCAGTACGACCAGGTGTCACGCGATGAACGCACCTTGAGCGTTCGACCAACAGTAGATCGGCTGATCCGTGCGGGCGATCTGTCCTCCATCGGTGAGGATGACGACAACGTGCACTGGTTCATCGCGGAAGAGCCGTCTTACACATTCGACGTCATTGTAACTGGCCTAGATGACAGGGCTGAACAACCTTACGAGATTTTCAATATCGACATGGAAACCGCAAAGCGCACCACGGACGGATTGCTCCGTGTACCCCGCATGTCTGTGTCCGACGCCCTGAGCAAGTACGGCTAAAGCCCACAAGTCGATGCTCGAACCGGCATCATGGCGAACTCGTACAGCTTCTTGATACAACGTGCCGGCCCTATCGCAATTCCGCGCAGCATGCTGCAGTCGAGGTATGGGCCGAAGCGGTGTTCATCCATTCGTTTGCCGGCATCGGCTTAAACCGATGCCGTCGCTTGCCGTCCAAGGTCTCAGCGTCAACACTCAGTCAAGTCATCAGACCAATCTGTTGCTGACCTCGACAAGATTGTCGTCCGGATCTCGAAAATACACCGACATCAACCGGCCGACGGCCCCCAGTTTCTCTGCAGGCCCTTCAACGATAGCGACGTCGCATGAGTTCAGTTTCTCGATAACGTCTTCGATGGGCGTATCGGTGATGAGGCAAAAGTTACCACTGCCGGGGACGGTCATTTTCGCCAACTTCGGTGCGGTGAGCGCGTCCTGAAGGCTGATCTTGC from Roseibium sp. HPY-6 includes:
- a CDS encoding VOC family protein gives rise to the protein MNIYDFDHIVLCVRDVNTTLEFYRNVLGMTAREERPGKWSLHFGSSKISLQDALTAPKLAKMTVPGSGNFCLITDTPIEDVIEKLNSCDVAIVEGPAEKLGAVGRLMSVYFRDPDDNLVEVSNRLV